In a genomic window of Candidatus Bathyarchaeota archaeon:
- a CDS encoding DUF4268 domain-containing protein yields MTISRLKRVPLRVVWKNEEKDFTPWLQKNLDVLSEAMGMELSPGEREASVGKAFEADLLAEGTDGDLVVIENQFGKSDHDHLGKILTYLVNLNAKTAIWICENPQPEHMEAIDWLNKSSAADISFYLVRLEAFQVGDSQDVGPHFSIVSEPSSQIKEAGETVEELAERHVKRRQFWTQLLPESNKKTQLFSNISASKDHWISAGAGISGVVYQYLILKDGARVQLAIEGSDQNRNKAIFDGLSSVKDLIEKDFGEQLAWNRLDNKKASYITKSVIDKGLRDKEEWPKIIEKLVEEMVRLEKAISPHLK; encoded by the coding sequence ATGACAATAAGTAGACTTAAGCGTGTACCGCTTCGGGTGGTTTGGAAAAATGAGGAAAAAGACTTCACTCCTTGGCTCCAGAAAAATCTTGATGTTCTAAGCGAAGCTATGGGAATGGAATTGTCTCCAGGTGAAAGAGAAGCATCAGTTGGGAAAGCTTTTGAGGCTGACCTTTTAGCTGAAGGCACTGATGGCGACTTAGTGGTTATCGAAAACCAGTTTGGAAAGAGCGATCATGATCACTTAGGAAAAATCCTTACGTATTTGGTAAACTTAAATGCCAAAACAGCCATCTGGATTTGCGAGAATCCACAGCCAGAGCACATGGAAGCGATTGACTGGTTAAACAAAAGTTCTGCTGCAGACATTTCCTTTTATTTGGTAAGATTGGAAGCTTTTCAAGTTGGCGACTCTCAAGACGTTGGTCCTCACTTTTCAATAGTCTCAGAACCAAGTAGCCAAATCAAAGAAGCGGGCGAAACTGTGGAAGAACTTGCAGAAAGACATGTGAAGCGGCGCCAATTCTGGACCCAACTTCTTCCAGAAAGCAACAAAAAAACACAATTATTCTCAAATATCTCAGCGAGCAAAGATCATTGGATTTCGGCGGGCGCTGGAATTAGTGGAGTTGTTTATCAATATCTAATCTTGAAAGATGGCGCCAGAGTTCAACTTGCAATTGAAGGATCTGATCAGAATAGGAACAAGGCAATTTTTGACGGCCTTTCTAGTGTGAAAGACCTAATAGAGAAAGACTTTGGCGAACAACTAGCTTGGAACCGACTAGATAACAAGAAAGCGTCTTATATCACAAAAAGTGTCATCGACAAAGGGCTTAGAGATAAAGAGGAATGGCCTAAAATAATTGAGAAACTTGTCGAAGAAATGGTGAGGTTGGAAAAAGCTATATCGCCTCACCTAAAGTAA
- a CDS encoding AAA family ATPase, whose amino-acid sequence MPKAAKISFINFKGGVAKTTTAVNFAATLAKRGYSTLLVDLDPQSNSTQWLLGEKRGTQRIQSEPTKTVNQLFLDRAQKTTKFRFADAVVSAVAQNNSGLSLTPNLDLLPNTYRAIKLEQELSAKGIATDEILKFQLENVQNNYKFIVFDCPPNIYRTTQNALIFSNYFIIPVYPDYFAESGLQILCQQIDDDWCDIGHHSDDDLELLGVIITRIKEGATLDRSKRVTLERRLKGLKNDPAIKNHNIFAQAEVFEPYFNDTVEVARSIDEFTPTIYHKKSYPPIKTYIERMDRFVDDVIRKVHVRFPWAK is encoded by the coding sequence ATGCCAAAAGCTGCAAAAATATCCTTTATTAATTTCAAGGGAGGAGTCGCAAAGACCACAACCGCTGTAAACTTCGCTGCAACACTCGCTAAAAGAGGTTACAGCACTCTTCTCGTGGACCTTGATCCACAATCTAACAGTACTCAATGGTTGCTTGGGGAAAAAAGAGGCACGCAGAGAATACAAAGCGAGCCAACAAAAACAGTTAATCAACTATTTCTTGATAGAGCTCAAAAAACAACCAAATTCAGATTCGCAGATGCTGTTGTTAGCGCCGTTGCCCAAAACAATTCGGGTCTTTCTCTGACGCCAAATCTCGACTTGCTCCCAAACACATACCGCGCAATTAAACTAGAACAAGAGTTGAGTGCGAAAGGGATTGCAACTGACGAGATTTTAAAGTTTCAGCTTGAAAATGTCCAAAACAACTACAAATTCATTGTTTTTGACTGTCCACCAAATATATACAGAACTACTCAGAACGCATTAATTTTCTCAAATTACTTCATAATCCCGGTATATCCAGACTACTTTGCGGAATCAGGTCTTCAGATTCTATGTCAACAGATTGATGATGATTGGTGCGATATTGGTCATCACTCAGATGATGACCTCGAACTGTTGGGCGTTATTATAACAAGAATAAAAGAGGGTGCCACGCTCGACCGTTCAAAACGGGTCACGCTAGAAAGAAGATTAAAGGGGTTAAAAAATGATCCTGCGATAAAAAATCACAATATATTTGCCCAAGCTGAAGTTTTCGAACCATATTTCAACGATACAGTAGAAGTGGCAAGATCAATAGACGAATTTACTCCAACAATTTACCATAAGAAGTCTTATCCACCCATTAAAACATACATCGAACGGATGGACAGATTCGTCGATGATGTTATCCGAAAAGTTCACGTGAGATTTCCGTGGGCTAAATAA